A region of Homalodisca vitripennis isolate AUS2020 unplaced genomic scaffold, UT_GWSS_2.1 ScUCBcl_2813;HRSCAF=7919, whole genome shotgun sequence DNA encodes the following proteins:
- the LOC124372261 gene encoding jerky protein homolog-like, giving the protein MLPTKSLALKQEKAAAGYKKSKDRVTVLACSTATGTHKLKLALIGKARKPRAFKNIKMNGDHFDLPVFYRHQSNAWMSESIFNEWFHKQFVPEIKKHLKSQNLPMKALLILDNATTHPAVDVIQDGEIKAMFLPPNVTSLCQPMDQGVLVTLKKLYRKKLLSCLIQALDEGVELVDKLKKIDMLDVVGWISQAWDELNPLTLVRSWRKLLDHQGNEFNEEIKDDELATLMEKIPGCEEASPTDVFEWMEQDEESGPTSEEEIVDALKSREDSEEESEDDEDTTQKSKLTHSEGVKFFEGAIQYLQEQGTTGMDILFLRRLRDEAARRRNQTTVASKNIKVVQRVTSCMPYSIWINIS; this is encoded by the exons ATGCTCCCAACAAAAAGTTTGGCTCTCAAACAAGAGAAAGCTGCAGCaggatataaaaaaagtaaggaCAGAGTTACTGTGTTGGCTTGCAGTACCGCAACAGgaactcataaattaaaattggctctGATAGGAAAGGCCAGGAAACCTAGagccttcaaaaatattaaaatgaatggtGACCATTTTGACCTCCCCGTTTTTTACAGACACCAATCAAATGCTTGGATGTCAGAGAGCATTTTTAACGAATGGTTTCACAAACAGTTTGTGCCCGAAATTAAGAAGCATCTAAAGTCCCAGAACCTTCCAATGAAAGCACTCTTGATCCTCGACAACGCAACAACGCACCCGGCTGTAGATGTCATTCAAGACGGAGAAATTAAAGCTATGTTCTTGCCCCCTAACGTAACCTCCCTTTGCCAGCCTATGGACCAAGGAGTTTTGGTAACGCTTAAGAAGTTGTATAGGAAGAAACTCCTTTCATGTCTCATTCAAGCCCTAGATGAAGGAGTCGAATTAgtggataagttaaaaaaaattgatatgctGGATGTTGTTGGCTGGATTTCCCAGGCATGGGATGAACTCAATCCCCTAACGCTCGTGCGTTCTTGGAGGAAGCTCTTGGACCACCAGGGAAATGAGTTCAACGAAGAAATTAAAGATGACGAGCTAGCCACTTTAATGGAAAAAATCCCAGGTTGTGAAGAAGCTTCACCTACAGATGTTTTCGAGTGGATGGAACAAGATGAAGAAAGCGGACCAACTTCAGAGGAAGAAATAGTTGATGCTTTAAAATCAAGAGAGGATAGTGAAGAAGAGTCAGAAGACGACGAAGATACcactcaaaaatcaaaactgaCACACAGCGAAGGTGTAAAATTCTTCGAGGGAGCGATCCAGTATTTACAGGAACAAGGGACGACTGGAATGGACATTTTGTTTCTTCGACGATTACGTGACGAGGCGGCTCGGCGAAGAAACCaaa CAACAGTAGCATCAAAGAACATCAAGGTCGTGCAGCGTGTCACCAGCTGTATGCCGTACAGCATTTGGATCAATatcagctga